A single Nicotiana tabacum cultivar K326 chromosome 5, ASM71507v2, whole genome shotgun sequence DNA region contains:
- the LOC142180834 gene encoding secreted RxLR effector protein 161-like yields the protein MSRVPYRSAVRSLIYAMLCTRPHICQAVVLVSRYQTDLGLAHWQAVKRIMRYLKGTTDYALCYQGGKDLRLVRYIDADHRGDLDERKSTSGYVFLLSDDAISWSSKKQSCITIYDGSRIRGSRISSIRSCMVEKVLGALVGYH from the coding sequence ATGAGCCGAGTTCCTTATAGGAGTGCAGTCAGAAGTCTAATATACGCTATGTTGTGCACTAGACCTCATATCTGTCAAGCAGTTGTCTTGGTAAGTAGATATCAAACCGACCTAGGTTTAGCACATTGGCAAGCAGTAAAGAGGATCATGAGATATCTGAAGGGAACTACTGATTATGCCCTTTGTTATCAAGGCGGCAAGGATCTGCGATTAGTTAGATACATTGATGCTGATCATAGAGGAGATCTAGACGAAAGGAAGTCTACCTCGGGATATGTTTTCTTACTTAGTGATGACGCCATATCATGGAGTAGTAAGAAACAATCATGTATCACTATCTACGATGGAAGCCGAATACGTGGCTCTCGCATCAGCAGCATAAGAAGTTGTATGGTTGAAAAAGTTCTTGGAGCACTTGTTGGATATCACTAA